A DNA window from Sediminitomix flava contains the following coding sequences:
- a CDS encoding gliding motility lipoprotein GldH: MKLFYFLSLALLPFLYACDSTIEKEEYTNFDNNIWEYDSISSFEFKVNEVNRSHNLLFNIRYSLEYPHYNLFVIYDLIKGQDTLSNNEMTEFNLMHPQKGAPFGESSEVLGNGIAIYTLQLPLQQNIKLDTGTYQLNLKHYMRPDSLNGVQAIGYRIEYAE, encoded by the coding sequence ATGAAACTTTTTTATTTCCTAAGCCTAGCACTTCTTCCTTTTCTTTATGCATGTGATTCCACTATTGAAAAAGAAGAATACACAAACTTTGATAATAACATTTGGGAATATGACTCTATTTCTTCATTTGAGTTTAAGGTAAATGAAGTCAACAGAAGCCATAATCTTTTATTCAACATCCGTTATTCACTTGAGTACCCTCATTACAACCTCTTTGTAATTTATGATCTCATAAAAGGGCAAGATACTCTAAGTAATAATGAAATGACGGAGTTTAACTTAATGCACCCTCAGAAAGGAGCTCCATTTGGAGAAAGTAGTGAAGTATTAGGAAATGGCATAGCCATTTACACTCTTCAACTTCCCCTTCAACAAAACATTAAATTAGACACTGGAACATATCAACTTAATTTAAAACACTATATGCGTCCAGATTCACTAAACGGTGTACAAGCAATAGGATATAGAATTGAATATGCTGAATAA
- a CDS encoding class I SAM-dependent methyltransferase, translating to MLNEYDRIAFIYDKLVSLVFGKSIHKAQVAFLDKLEDGDKVLIVGGGTGWILEEIFKRIKPSKLIYVEASSEMIKLSEQRNVSKLNHEYIEFIHSDSLLFASNVQFDVIITNFFLDLFTNEELQGWKSQILNLLKPRGFWFVSDFQLVYSSLDSYWQRVFSLFMHRFFKLFTSLRRNQFPNWESLFDDVNLQIIASQSFFRGMIFSKVYSYKDSIT from the coding sequence ATGCTTAATGAATACGATCGAATCGCTTTCATCTATGATAAATTAGTCTCTTTAGTTTTTGGGAAATCTATCCATAAAGCACAAGTAGCTTTTCTAGATAAATTAGAGGATGGTGATAAAGTTTTAATAGTTGGAGGTGGTACAGGTTGGATATTAGAAGAGATTTTCAAAAGAATAAAACCTTCTAAATTAATTTATGTCGAAGCCTCTTCTGAGATGATAAAATTGTCTGAACAACGAAATGTTTCAAAATTGAATCATGAATATATTGAATTTATACATTCAGATTCTTTGTTATTTGCCTCCAATGTTCAGTTTGATGTAATTATAACTAACTTTTTTCTTGACCTTTTTACAAATGAAGAACTTCAAGGCTGGAAAAGTCAAATTCTAAATTTATTGAAACCTAGAGGATTTTGGTTCGTATCAGATTTTCAACTAGTCTACAGTTCTTTAGATTCATACTGGCAAAGAGTATTTTCATTATTTATGCATCGTTTTTTTAAACTTTTTACAAGTTTAAGACGAAATCAATTTCCTAATTGGGAGTCGCTTTTTGATGATGTAAACTTACAAATCATTGCGAGTCAATCCTTTTTCAGAGGAATGATTTTCTCTAAGGTTTATTCTTATAAAGATTCGATAACTTAG
- a CDS encoding TM2 domain-containing protein has protein sequence MKSTFITYVLWFFFGVFGFHKFYLGKNGWGIIYLLTGGLLGIGWVIDLFTIPGQVENANLKFAMRYGHPNSGHIPSQPRQQPFVNRGDTPEKQLLDLASNRKVVSMREVLSKTSLSTEEAEYTIRKLADRGVVEESIDHQGRICYSVI, from the coding sequence ATGAAATCAACATTCATTACCTACGTATTATGGTTTTTCTTTGGTGTATTTGGTTTTCACAAGTTTTATCTTGGTAAAAACGGCTGGGGAATTATCTATTTACTTACTGGAGGATTGTTAGGGATTGGTTGGGTGATAGACCTATTTACTATTCCTGGACAGGTAGAAAATGCAAACCTTAAGTTTGCAATGAGATATGGTCATCCAAATTCAGGTCACATTCCTTCACAGCCTAGACAACAGCCCTTTGTGAATAGAGGAGATACACCTGAAAAGCAGCTACTAGATTTGGCGTCAAATCGAAAAGTAGTTTCTATGAGGGAAGTACTTAGTAAAACATCATTGAGTACAGAAGAGGCCGAGTATACAATTAGAAAATTGGCGGATAGAGGTGTCGTAGAGGAATCAATAGATCATCAAGGTAGAATTTGTTATTCAGTTATTTAA
- a CDS encoding DUF445 domain-containing protein — protein sequence MNFTIYIIPFISAAIGWVTNYVAIKMLFRPRKAVYVLGYPVQGIFPKRKPTLAKRLGGIVARDLFSPEMIADKLDTPENRASLKKSILERIMEYIDEMVTQNGGGALLMMFGGDKIKDQIHERLETMLDEMIPQMMNSVTQKVEEVDIEDMVEKRVLDFSDQKLEDLLMSVIKKELKFIELMGAILGFIIGFVQIGIVALTA from the coding sequence ATGAATTTTACAATATATATTATTCCTTTTATTTCAGCAGCTATTGGTTGGGTGACAAATTATGTAGCCATTAAGATGTTATTTAGACCAAGAAAAGCAGTTTATGTTCTTGGATACCCTGTACAAGGTATTTTTCCTAAAAGAAAGCCAACATTGGCTAAAAGGTTAGGAGGAATTGTCGCGAGAGACTTATTCTCTCCAGAAATGATAGCTGATAAATTAGATACTCCTGAGAATAGAGCCAGCCTCAAAAAATCAATATTAGAGCGTATAATGGAATACATCGATGAAATGGTTACACAAAATGGTGGAGGAGCTCTTCTAATGATGTTTGGAGGCGATAAGATTAAAGATCAGATACATGAGCGCCTAGAGACTATGCTTGATGAGATGATTCCTCAAATGATGAATTCGGTTACTCAGAAAGTAGAAGAGGTTGATATTGAAGATATGGTAGAGAAGAGAGTTCTTGATTTCTCAGATCAAAAGTTGGAAGACCTTCTGATGTCTGTGATTAAGAAAGAACTTAAGTTTATTGAGTTGATGGGAGCTATTCTAGGTTTTATTATCGGGTTTGTTCAAATCGGAATTGTTGCTTTGACAGCTTAA
- a CDS encoding PSP1 domain-containing protein → MGCGSCGTGDGAAPGCKSNGNCGLACGKMSVYDWLGDMDLPSHERFNITEIKFKGGKKGYFKNTQNLELYAGDPVVVDMQNGHHIGHVSLQGEIVRLQMLKKNIEEEDPEVKEILRKATNKDLEKFARVKQREMPTLYRTRQIIQDTKLQMKLSDVEYQADNTKATFYYSADDRVDFRELIKILASEFKIRVEMRQISLRQEASRLGGIGSCGRELCCSTWLSEFKSVTTMAARYQNLSLNPSKLSGQCGRLKCCLNYELETYLDALIDIPQIDKPIRTQRGDASLQKVDIFKKVLWFSYENETTWVPVSAERVKEILSLIDKGVKITSLQDDEVFTKEHKSKLGEAVEKLERKRLIRQKAIRKASNEPTEEDKPQKSDRQRGRRQRGNVSGSTERQGTNRRGDRSTRQDQNSKRPNRRKPNDQVTSTDNKGAEATPHHKRRALPKEKVENKNTPKKVEQQPESKSRPKKWGGKGNSQKQGQKPTQAKGNPQKQTPEKKAPNRPNRRRKPSNRKPTDSK, encoded by the coding sequence ATGGGTTGTGGATCTTGCGGGACAGGTGACGGAGCAGCTCCAGGCTGTAAAAGCAATGGAAACTGCGGACTTGCTTGTGGAAAAATGAGCGTTTATGATTGGTTAGGAGACATGGATCTACCTAGTCATGAACGTTTTAATATTACAGAAATAAAGTTTAAAGGTGGTAAAAAAGGCTATTTCAAAAATACTCAGAACCTTGAACTTTACGCTGGAGACCCAGTAGTGGTTGATATGCAAAACGGCCACCATATCGGTCATGTTTCTTTACAAGGTGAAATTGTTCGCCTTCAAATGCTAAAGAAAAATATAGAAGAAGAAGATCCAGAAGTAAAAGAAATTCTTCGAAAAGCTACGAATAAAGATCTAGAGAAATTTGCTCGCGTTAAACAACGTGAGATGCCTACTCTTTACCGTACTAGACAAATTATACAAGATACAAAGCTTCAAATGAAGCTTTCTGATGTAGAATATCAGGCTGATAATACAAAAGCAACATTCTACTATTCTGCCGATGATCGTGTAGACTTTAGAGAACTAATTAAGATTCTTGCTTCGGAATTTAAAATCCGAGTAGAAATGCGTCAGATTAGTTTAAGACAAGAAGCTAGTAGATTAGGCGGTATTGGGTCTTGTGGTAGAGAGTTATGTTGTTCTACTTGGCTCTCAGAGTTCAAGAGTGTTACAACAATGGCTGCTCGTTATCAGAACTTGTCATTAAACCCTAGTAAACTTTCTGGGCAATGTGGTCGACTTAAGTGTTGTTTAAATTACGAATTAGAAACTTACCTAGACGCACTTATTGATATTCCTCAAATTGACAAACCAATTCGTACTCAAAGAGGAGATGCATCTCTTCAAAAAGTTGACATCTTTAAAAAAGTTCTTTGGTTTAGCTATGAGAATGAAACAACTTGGGTTCCTGTTTCTGCTGAAAGAGTTAAAGAAATTCTATCTCTAATCGATAAGGGAGTAAAAATCACTTCCCTTCAAGATGATGAAGTATTTACAAAGGAACACAAGAGTAAATTAGGAGAAGCAGTAGAGAAACTCGAAAGAAAACGTCTAATTCGTCAGAAAGCGATTCGAAAAGCTTCTAACGAACCGACAGAAGAGGATAAGCCTCAAAAGTCTGATCGACAAAGAGGACGACGCCAAAGAGGGAATGTATCTGGTTCTACTGAAAGACAAGGAACAAATAGACGTGGAGACAGAAGTACTAGACAAGATCAAAATTCTAAACGTCCAAATAGACGAAAGCCGAATGATCAAGTAACTTCTACAGACAATAAAGGTGCTGAAGCAACTCCACATCATAAAAGAAGAGCATTACCGAAGGAAAAAGTTGAAAACAAGAACACTCCTAAAAAGGTAGAACAACAGCCCGAATCAAAATCCAGACCTAAGAAATGGGGAGGTAAAGGTAATAGTCAAAAACAAGGACAAAAACCTACTCAAGCTAAGGGTAATCCTCAAAAGCAAACTCCGGAAAAGAAGGCTCCAAACAGACCTAATCGTAGAAGGAAGCCATCTAATCGAAAACCAACAGATTCAAAATAA
- the purL gene encoding phosphoribosylformylglycinamidine synthase encodes MILFYQGTHENFFVVDAHKELKDQELLKLKWLFGEAEQVSAESIDGFFIGPRKEMLTPWSTNAVEITQNMGLEGIVRIEEFTKVDSDKTDFDPMLQAMYEGLDQTVFLIEKEPEPVLAIEDIASYNKKEGLALSDEEITYLDSVAERIGRKLTDSEVFGFSQVNSEHCRHKIFNGVFVIDGEEKPTSLFKLIRKTSETNPNRLVSAYKDNVAFIEGPKAEQFAPASHDKADFFETKEIETVISLKAETHNFPTTVEPFNGAATGSGGEIRDRMAGGKASVPLAGTAVYMTSYSRLEEGRRWENNMEERPWLYQTPMEILIKASNGASDFGNKFGQPLICGSVLTFEHMENAKKYGFDKVIMMAGGVGFGKKSDALKNTPEPGDKIVVMGGDNYRIGMGGGAVSSVDTGEFESAVELNAVQRSNPEMQKRVSNAVRAMAEADENLIVSIHDHGAGGHLNCLSELVEDTGGTIDLRSLPVGDPTLSGKEIVGNESQERMGLVMKAENVDKLKAIAERERAPMYVVGEVTGDMHFKFEDKTGAQNPIDWKLSDMFGNPPKTIMNDASKDEKFEEVAYDKAKIYEYLEDVLQLEAVASKDWLTNKVDRSVTGRVAQQQCVGELQLPLSDVSAMAIDYRGTGGIATSVGHAPVAAMIDPAAGSRMAIAEALTNLVFAPIDDKLAGVSLSANWMWPCKNEGEDARLYKAVEAVSDFACELGINIPTGKDSLSMTQKYEGDTVYSPGTVIISSVGEVTDLKKIVTPDAKEGATLVYVDFSQDGFKLGGSSFAQVVNKIGQEVPTVNSAAYFKSAFNTVQALIEEGNVVAGHDISAGGLITALLEMCFPSTNVGMELDLSEMGEADIIKLLFAEKAGIVLQVNDVKATEAALSANGVDFTVIGKAVASDDVKIALNGETLDFNIPMLRDTWFKTSYFLDQQQSGEEKARERFDNYKHQALHYTFPEGFSGKLKDLGIDPDRKTKTGAKAAIIREKGVNGDREMAYSLHLAGFDVKDVHMTDLISGREDLSDVNMIVFVGGFSNSDVLGSAKGWAGAFLFNEKAKAALDNFYARPDTLSLGVCNGCQVMVELGLVTPDHDEKPKMLHNESYKFESNFLNMEIPENNSVMFNSLSGTRLGVWIAHGEGKFQLPKEASEYNIVGTYGYEAYPANPNGSDYNAAALCSADGRHLVMMPHLERAIFPWNWAHYPSDRQDEVSPWIEAFVNARKWVEAQK; translated from the coding sequence ATGATTTTATTCTATCAAGGCACTCATGAAAACTTCTTTGTTGTAGATGCACACAAAGAGTTGAAGGATCAGGAATTGTTGAAGCTAAAATGGCTTTTTGGTGAAGCAGAGCAAGTTTCAGCTGAAAGTATCGATGGATTTTTCATCGGTCCAAGAAAAGAAATGTTGACTCCTTGGAGTACAAATGCAGTGGAGATCACGCAAAACATGGGACTTGAAGGGATTGTTAGAATTGAAGAGTTTACAAAAGTAGACTCGGATAAAACAGACTTTGATCCTATGCTTCAAGCAATGTATGAAGGCTTGGATCAGACGGTTTTTTTAATTGAAAAAGAGCCAGAGCCAGTTCTAGCTATTGAAGACATTGCCTCATACAACAAAAAAGAAGGCTTAGCCCTTAGTGATGAGGAAATCACTTATTTGGATAGCGTAGCTGAGCGTATCGGACGAAAACTAACAGACTCTGAGGTGTTCGGTTTCTCTCAAGTAAACTCTGAACACTGTCGTCACAAAATCTTCAACGGAGTATTCGTAATTGATGGAGAGGAAAAACCAACTTCTCTTTTCAAACTAATCCGTAAAACTTCTGAGACGAATCCTAATCGTCTAGTTTCTGCTTATAAAGATAACGTAGCATTTATCGAAGGACCAAAAGCAGAGCAATTTGCTCCAGCTTCCCACGATAAAGCTGATTTCTTTGAGACTAAAGAAATTGAAACCGTAATTTCTTTGAAAGCTGAAACACATAACTTCCCTACAACAGTAGAACCTTTCAACGGAGCAGCAACTGGTTCGGGTGGAGAAATCCGTGATCGTATGGCTGGTGGTAAAGCTTCTGTTCCTTTGGCAGGTACTGCAGTTTATATGACTTCGTATTCTCGTTTGGAAGAAGGTCGTCGTTGGGAAAACAACATGGAAGAAAGACCATGGTTATACCAAACACCAATGGAAATCTTGATCAAAGCATCAAATGGTGCATCAGATTTCGGTAACAAATTTGGTCAGCCTTTGATCTGTGGTTCAGTTCTTACTTTTGAGCATATGGAAAATGCGAAGAAGTACGGTTTTGACAAAGTGATTATGATGGCAGGTGGTGTTGGTTTCGGTAAGAAATCTGACGCTTTGAAAAACACGCCAGAACCAGGAGATAAAATCGTGGTAATGGGTGGTGATAACTATCGTATTGGTATGGGCGGTGGAGCCGTTTCTTCAGTAGATACAGGCGAGTTTGAGTCTGCTGTAGAATTGAATGCAGTTCAACGTTCTAACCCAGAAATGCAAAAGAGAGTTAGCAACGCTGTTCGTGCAATGGCTGAAGCAGATGAAAACCTAATTGTTTCTATCCACGATCACGGTGCAGGTGGACACTTGAACTGTCTTTCTGAGCTTGTAGAAGATACAGGAGGAACAATTGATTTAAGATCATTACCAGTGGGAGATCCTACACTTTCTGGAAAAGAAATCGTAGGTAACGAATCTCAAGAGCGTATGGGATTGGTAATGAAAGCTGAGAATGTAGACAAATTGAAAGCAATCGCAGAGCGTGAGCGTGCTCCTATGTATGTAGTAGGAGAGGTGACTGGTGATATGCATTTCAAATTTGAAGATAAAACAGGAGCGCAAAACCCTATCGACTGGAAACTGTCAGATATGTTCGGTAATCCTCCTAAAACGATCATGAATGATGCTTCTAAAGATGAAAAATTCGAAGAAGTAGCATATGATAAAGCTAAAATCTACGAATACCTAGAAGATGTTCTTCAGTTAGAAGCTGTAGCTTCAAAAGATTGGTTGACAAACAAAGTTGACCGTTCGGTAACTGGTCGTGTAGCACAGCAACAATGTGTGGGTGAGCTTCAATTGCCACTTTCAGATGTTTCTGCAATGGCTATCGATTACAGAGGAACTGGTGGTATTGCAACTTCTGTTGGTCATGCACCTGTTGCGGCTATGATTGATCCTGCTGCAGGTTCAAGAATGGCTATCGCTGAAGCATTGACTAACCTTGTTTTTGCTCCAATCGATGATAAATTGGCAGGGGTTTCACTTTCAGCAAACTGGATGTGGCCTTGTAAAAACGAAGGCGAAGATGCGCGTTTGTATAAAGCTGTTGAAGCTGTTTCTGATTTTGCATGTGAATTAGGAATCAATATCCCAACGGGTAAAGATTCACTTTCAATGACTCAGAAATATGAAGGTGATACGGTTTATTCTCCGGGTACAGTGATCATTTCATCAGTAGGTGAAGTAACTGACCTTAAGAAAATCGTTACTCCAGATGCAAAAGAAGGAGCTACATTAGTTTATGTAGATTTCTCACAAGACGGATTTAAACTTGGCGGTTCTTCATTCGCTCAAGTTGTAAATAAAATTGGTCAAGAAGTTCCGACAGTAAATAGTGCTGCTTATTTCAAATCGGCATTCAATACTGTTCAAGCTTTGATCGAGGAAGGAAATGTAGTGGCTGGTCACGATATCTCAGCAGGTGGTTTGATTACTGCTTTGTTGGAAATGTGTTTCCCATCTACAAACGTAGGTATGGAGCTTGATCTTTCAGAAATGGGAGAAGCTGATATCATCAAATTGTTATTTGCTGAAAAAGCGGGTATCGTACTTCAAGTGAATGATGTGAAAGCTACTGAAGCGGCTCTTTCTGCAAATGGCGTTGACTTTACAGTAATTGGTAAAGCTGTTGCTTCTGACGATGTGAAAATTGCATTGAATGGTGAGACGCTTGACTTCAACATCCCAATGCTTCGTGATACTTGGTTCAAAACATCTTATTTCCTTGACCAACAACAATCAGGTGAAGAGAAAGCAAGAGAGCGTTTTGATAACTACAAGCACCAAGCACTTCACTATACTTTCCCAGAAGGATTCTCTGGTAAGTTGAAAGATTTGGGCATTGATCCTGATCGTAAAACGAAAACAGGTGCTAAAGCAGCTATTATTCGTGAAAAAGGAGTAAATGGTGATCGTGAGATGGCTTACTCTTTACACCTTGCAGGATTTGATGTAAAAGACGTTCATATGACAGATTTGATCTCTGGTAGAGAAGACTTGTCAGATGTAAACATGATTGTCTTTGTAGGTGGATTCTCGAACTCAGATGTTCTTGGTTCAGCAAAAGGTTGGGCTGGAGCCTTCTTGTTCAATGAGAAAGCTAAAGCAGCACTAGACAACTTCTATGCTCGTCCTGATACATTGAGTTTGGGTGTATGTAACGGTTGTCAAGTTATGGTAGAGCTTGGTTTGGTAACGCCAGACCATGATGAGAAGCCTAAGATGTTACATAACGAATCGTACAAATTCGAGTCTAATTTCTTGAACATGGAAATCCCAGAAAATAATTCTGTGATGTTCAATTCATTGAGTGGTACTCGTCTAGGTGTTTGGATTGCACACGGTGAAGGTAAATTCCAATTGCCAAAAGAGGCTAGCGAATACAACATTGTTGGTACTTATGGTTATGAAGCATATCCTGCAAACCCTAACGGTTCTGACTACAATGCAGCAGCTCTTTGTTCGGCAGACGGACGTCACTTGGTAATGATGCCACACTTGGAAAGAGCAATCTTCCCTTGGAACTGGGCACATTATCCATCAGATAGACAAGATGAAGTTTCTCCATGGATCGAAGCATTCGTAAATGCTCGTAAATGGGTGGAAGCTCAAAAATAA
- a CDS encoding response regulator, with protein MINIALIDDHRIVRDGIKLYLSDAEGINVIGEASDGIQGFLLLEKEVVDIVLLDVNMKNMDGITTMKKIAESKIDTKVIALSMLNDSQTVKQMIEAGVHGYILKNCSRNELIKAIQTVYEGDNYYTPEITQIVIQSLKQKKSSQATEIDITQREMEILRLILEEKTNKEIAEELFISPRTVDAHKRNLLEKTQSKNVAGLVLFAIRNGIFQDLF; from the coding sequence ATGATTAATATTGCACTAATAGATGATCATCGGATAGTGAGAGACGGTATAAAACTTTATTTATCTGACGCTGAAGGCATCAATGTTATCGGAGAGGCTTCTGATGGGATTCAGGGTTTCTTGTTACTCGAAAAAGAAGTGGTTGATATCGTTTTATTAGATGTAAATATGAAAAATATGGACGGTATAACGACCATGAAGAAAATTGCAGAGAGTAAAATAGACACAAAAGTAATAGCCCTTTCTATGCTAAACGACAGCCAGACCGTAAAGCAAATGATTGAAGCCGGTGTACACGGGTACATTTTAAAGAATTGTAGCAGAAACGAATTGATTAAAGCGATCCAAACTGTTTATGAAGGTGATAACTATTATACCCCTGAAATTACTCAAATTGTTATTCAGAGTTTAAAACAAAAAAAATCTAGTCAAGCTACAGAAATTGACATCACTCAAAGAGAAATGGAAATTCTTAGACTGATTTTAGAAGAAAAGACAAATAAAGAAATTGCTGAAGAGTTATTTATCAGTCCTCGTACCGTAGATGCCCACAAACGAAATCTGTTAGAAAAGACGCAATCTAAAAATGTTGCGGGCTTAGTCTTATTTGCTATCCGAAATGGTATTTTTCAAGACCTCTTTTAA
- a CDS encoding CHASE2 domain-containing protein codes for MNFIQKTQRSRPQMALLSAIHALIMIGGLIFYFSLPYSMADEITLVEITSAIKHALFGIEEKPPRDRYAFVNVSWEKELIDKLDSNDFKIGQMDITNRKSLGKLVKAVNDNPGHEYMLIDVRFYDPAPTDSLLSAELKKAEKLVVSYHKGADDKPHYPIFECNVGLSDMESQVRSNIDDIILKYNIIQNDSLKTTPLVIYEGIHKKGYQSGLVFGNLDGNMVLNTFVMDYLIWDYDLFQAKAYNYYQLGELLMLEEFSPGTIAEYFEDRIVIVGDFEDTDMHKTSKGEMHGPLILLNAFLALERGYNVISWGFLIFLFASFFIISYKALTIKDPVTNYLRRKLPSDHFMIEMASDALFYLAYFAIVSIISYMLFNIQLTILILATYVWAIEKAVISIDELLEEKQKAKEKKLEESIETE; via the coding sequence TTGAACTTTATACAAAAAACTCAACGAAGCAGACCTCAAATGGCACTGCTTTCAGCAATTCATGCATTAATCATGATTGGTGGGTTAATTTTCTACTTTTCTCTGCCTTATTCTATGGCAGATGAAATCACTTTAGTAGAAATCACATCTGCGATTAAACACGCACTCTTTGGAATAGAGGAAAAACCTCCGCGAGATCGATATGCTTTTGTAAATGTGTCTTGGGAAAAAGAGCTTATTGACAAATTAGATTCCAATGACTTTAAAATTGGTCAAATGGACATTACTAATAGAAAATCCTTAGGAAAGTTAGTAAAAGCTGTCAATGACAATCCTGGTCATGAATATATGCTAATTGATGTTCGCTTTTACGATCCTGCACCAACCGATTCTTTACTGTCTGCAGAACTTAAAAAGGCTGAAAAATTAGTTGTTTCTTATCATAAAGGAGCTGATGACAAACCGCATTATCCAATTTTTGAATGCAATGTCGGTTTATCTGATATGGAGTCTCAAGTTCGTTCTAATATTGATGATATCATTTTGAAATATAATATCATTCAAAATGACAGTTTAAAGACTACGCCTTTAGTCATCTATGAAGGCATCCATAAAAAAGGGTATCAGAGTGGACTTGTTTTTGGCAATTTAGATGGAAACATGGTCTTAAACACCTTTGTCATGGACTATTTGATATGGGACTATGACCTATTCCAAGCAAAGGCATACAACTACTATCAACTGGGAGAACTTCTAATGCTTGAAGAGTTTTCGCCAGGTACAATTGCAGAATACTTTGAAGATAGAATTGTAATTGTGGGTGACTTTGAGGATACCGATATGCATAAAACTTCGAAAGGAGAAATGCATGGACCACTTATATTACTAAATGCTTTCCTTGCCTTAGAAAGAGGTTATAATGTCATTTCGTGGGGCTTTTTAATCTTCCTTTTTGCAAGCTTCTTTATCATTTCTTACAAGGCTCTAACCATAAAAGACCCTGTAACGAATTATTTAAGAAGGAAGTTACCATCAGACCACTTTATGATCGAAATGGCTTCTGATGCCTTATTTTATCTAGCATACTTTGCGATCGTTTCGATCATTTCTTACATGCTTTTCAATATTCAATTGACAATATTAATTCTAGCCACATATGTTTGGGCTATTGAGAAAGCTGTCATTTCAATTGATGAATTACTTGAAGAAAAACAAAAAGCAAAAGAGAAAAAGTTAGAAGAAAGTATTGAAACAGAATAA
- a CDS encoding 1,4-dihydroxy-2-naphthoyl-CoA synthase, whose product MSKIDWKTVKEFEDITYKKANGVARIAFNRPNVRNAFRPKTVAELYQAFLDAREDTSIGVVLLSAEGPSTKDGGYSFCSGGDQNARGHQGYVDDDGMPRLNILEVQRLIRFMPKVVIAVVPGWAVGGGHSLHVVCDMTLASKEHAIFKQTDADVASFDGGYGSAYLAKMVGQKRAREIFFLGRNYSAQEAYEMGMVNAVIPHEELEDTAYEWAQEILMKSPTAIKMLKFAFNATDDGMVGQQVFAGEATRLAYMTDEAKEGRDAFLEKRKPKFNEIKWIP is encoded by the coding sequence ATGAGCAAGATAGATTGGAAAACCGTAAAGGAATTCGAAGATATTACCTATAAGAAAGCAAACGGGGTAGCTCGTATTGCTTTTAACCGTCCGAACGTGCGTAATGCATTCCGTCCTAAAACAGTAGCAGAACTTTATCAAGCTTTTCTAGATGCTAGAGAAGATACTTCTATTGGTGTAGTTTTGCTTTCAGCAGAAGGCCCTTCTACAAAAGATGGTGGATATTCATTCTGTAGTGGTGGAGATCAAAATGCAAGAGGACACCAAGGTTATGTTGATGATGACGGAATGCCTCGTCTTAACATTCTTGAGGTACAACGTCTGATTCGTTTTATGCCTAAAGTAGTTATTGCTGTTGTTCCTGGTTGGGCAGTAGGTGGTGGTCATAGTTTGCATGTAGTATGTGATATGACTTTGGCGAGTAAAGAACATGCAATCTTTAAGCAGACAGATGCTGATGTAGCAAGTTTCGATGGTGGTTATGGTTCTGCATATTTGGCTAAAATGGTTGGTCAGAAGCGTGCTCGTGAAATTTTCTTCTTAGGTAGAAATTACTCTGCTCAAGAGGCTTACGAAATGGGTATGGTAAATGCTGTTATTCCACACGAAGAACTTGAAGATACCGCTTATGAGTGGGCGCAAGAAATCTTGATGAAGTCCCCAACAGCTATCAAAATGTTGAAGTTTGCATTCAACGCTACAGATGATGGTATGGTTGGTCAGCAAGTGTTTGCAGGAGAAGCAACTCGTTTGGCTTATATGACTGATGAAGCGAAAGAAGGTAGAGATGCTTTCCTTGAAAAGAGAAAACCGAAATTCAATGAAATCAAATGGATTCCATAG
- a CDS encoding Maf family nucleotide pyrophosphatase, producing MDIGKKIILASNSPRRKQLLQEMGFTFEVRTKPTEEVYPKDLEAAKVAEYLAVLKASPFKNELEEIELVVTSDTTVIVEDEILGKPKDAEEAFEMIQKLSGKSHDVTTGVCLMSKDKEVSFSDSTTVTFRSLSEDEIKYYIENYKPYDKAGAYGIQEWIGLTGITEIKGSYFTVMGLPTVKLYEALKSF from the coding sequence ATGGATATTGGAAAAAAAATAATATTAGCTTCAAACTCTCCTAGAAGAAAACAATTGCTTCAAGAAATGGGATTTACCTTTGAAGTGAGAACAAAACCAACAGAAGAAGTTTACCCTAAAGATTTAGAGGCAGCTAAGGTTGCAGAATATTTGGCTGTGTTGAAAGCATCTCCTTTTAAAAATGAGTTAGAGGAAATTGAGTTAGTAGTTACTTCAGATACGACGGTTATTGTAGAAGACGAAATTTTGGGAAAGCCAAAAGATGCGGAAGAAGCTTTTGAAATGATACAAAAACTTTCGGGTAAATCTCATGATGTAACTACAGGGGTTTGTTTGATGTCTAAAGATAAAGAAGTAAGTTTTTCCGATTCAACGACAGTAACCTTTAGATCGCTTTCAGAGGACGAGATCAAATATTATATTGAAAACTACAAGCCATATGATAAAGCGGGAGCTTATGGTATACAAGAGTGGATTGGTTTAACAGGAATTACTGAAATTAAAGGCTCATATTTTACAGTAATGGGATTACCTACAGTGAAGTTATATGAAGCTTTAAAATCTTTTTAG